A single Brachybacterium sillae DNA region contains:
- a CDS encoding phosphoribosyltransferase yields MAYHVDSRDLDSKEILTWDLFGTASRELAQSIVDSDFQPEIVIAVARGGLLPAGALSYALGLKLADAINVEFYTDVHETLPDPVLLAPMLDVDAIRGRRLLVVDDVADSGRTLALVLKLLRDMGAEARSAVLYAKPASEVDPDYVWRRTAEWIVFPWSAEPPVTPAG; encoded by the coding sequence GTGGCCTATCACGTCGATTCCCGTGACCTCGACTCCAAGGAGATCCTCACCTGGGATCTGTTCGGTACCGCCTCCCGGGAGCTCGCCCAGAGCATCGTCGACAGCGACTTCCAGCCGGAGATCGTCATCGCCGTGGCGCGAGGTGGCCTGCTCCCGGCCGGGGCACTGTCGTACGCGCTGGGCCTGAAGCTGGCCGATGCGATCAACGTCGAGTTCTACACCGACGTCCACGAGACCCTGCCCGATCCGGTGCTGCTGGCCCCGATGCTGGATGTGGACGCGATCCGGGGCCGGCGCCTGCTGGTCGTCGACGACGTCGCCGACTCCGGCCGCACCCTCGCCCTGGTGCTGAAACTGCTGCGCGACATGGGCGCCGAGGCCCGCAGCGCCGTGCTCTACGCCAAGCCCGCCAGCGAGGTGGACCCGGACTACGTGTGGCGCCGCACCGCCGAGTGGATCGTGTTCCCGTGGTCGGCGGAACCGCCGGTCACGCCCGCTGGCTGA
- a CDS encoding SDR family NAD(P)-dependent oxidoreductase, producing MRPLTRTDRKPLALVLGASRGLGLRVAAELLERDHRVVLSARHQDTLEEAARQLVAEGADAADVHTQPIDATDADAVMRGIAAIESAHGPIDVAIHVAGIIEVGPAESTQLDHLRRALDVMAWGPIHLADALIPRMRERGRGRFGVVTSIGGLLSPPHLLAYSTAKFAAVGFTEGLAASLAGSGVTATVIVPGLMRTGSHRAARFYGDRRAEYSWFAPAASLPLLTASAEHAARRMVSGVLAGRPYVMITPAAEIGARVHGLAPGLTTRMMGVVGRVLPGPVPGEHEPRPGEEIAPTAPRLVRVLTTLGERAARRNREPGLVSRRS from the coding sequence ATGCGCCCGCTCACCAGGACCGACCGCAAGCCCCTCGCTCTGGTCCTCGGCGCCTCCCGCGGTCTCGGTCTGCGGGTTGCCGCCGAGCTCCTCGAGCGCGACCACCGTGTGGTTCTCTCCGCCCGCCACCAGGACACCCTGGAGGAGGCCGCCCGACAGTTGGTCGCCGAGGGTGCCGACGCCGCTGACGTCCACACCCAGCCGATCGATGCCACCGATGCTGACGCCGTCATGCGCGGCATCGCCGCGATCGAATCCGCCCATGGCCCGATCGATGTGGCGATCCACGTGGCCGGGATCATCGAGGTGGGGCCGGCCGAGTCCACGCAGCTGGACCACCTGCGCCGCGCCCTCGACGTCATGGCCTGGGGGCCGATCCACCTGGCCGATGCCCTCATCCCGCGGATGCGTGAGCGTGGCCGCGGGCGCTTCGGGGTGGTCACCTCCATCGGGGGGCTGCTGAGTCCGCCGCACCTGCTGGCCTACTCCACTGCGAAGTTCGCGGCCGTCGGGTTCACGGAGGGTCTCGCTGCGTCGCTCGCCGGCAGCGGTGTCACCGCCACCGTGATCGTGCCGGGCCTGATGCGCACCGGGTCGCATCGCGCCGCCCGCTTCTACGGCGACCGGCGCGCCGAGTACAGCTGGTTCGCTCCGGCGGCGTCGCTGCCGCTGCTGACCGCGAGCGCCGAGCATGCGGCACGTCGGATGGTCTCCGGGGTGCTCGCCGGCCGCCCGTACGTGATGATCACGCCGGCGGCAGAGATCGGCGCCCGCGTGCATGGCCTCGCCCCCGGTCTCACCACCCGGATGATGGGCGTGGTCGGAAGGGTTCTTCCGGGGCCGGTTCCCGGGGAGCATGAGCCGCGACCGGGGGAGGAGATCGCACCGACCGCGCCGCGCCTGGTGCGGGTGCTGACGACACTGGGGGAGCGGGCAGCCCGCCGCAACCGCGAGCCCGGCCTCGTCTCCCGCCGCTCCTGA
- a CDS encoding type II toxin-antitoxin system VapC family toxin — MIVLDTTVISEIFRPSPEPRVVEWLVSLTGDVAITSITLAELLAGVRRLPDGRRRLELVQRVEEAIAPYRGSRAVLAFDDVAAERYADVLAIREEAGAPISTADAQIAAICLAHDAVCATRNVKDFAHVGLELIDPWAEPRT, encoded by the coding sequence ATGATCGTTCTTGACACGACCGTCATCTCGGAGATCTTTCGGCCCTCGCCGGAGCCACGTGTCGTCGAGTGGCTCGTGTCCCTGACGGGTGACGTCGCGATCACCTCCATCACGTTGGCGGAGCTGCTTGCCGGTGTGCGCAGGCTTCCGGACGGCCGCCGCCGACTCGAACTGGTGCAGAGGGTCGAGGAAGCGATCGCGCCGTATCGGGGGAGCCGCGCGGTGCTCGCCTTCGATGACGTTGCTGCTGAGAGGTACGCGGATGTGCTTGCGATTCGCGAAGAAGCTGGTGCGCCGATCAGTACGGCCGACGCACAGATCGCGGCGATCTGTCTCGCGCATGATGCCGTCTGCGCCACGAGGAACGTGAAGGACTTCGCGCACGTCGGCCTGGAGCTCATCGATCCGTGGGCGGAGCCGCGTACGTGA
- a CDS encoding zinc-dependent alcohol dehydrogenase — protein MRALTWQGPGKVSVETVEDPRIQEPTDAIVRVTSTAICGSDLHLYTVLSPFLHRGDVLGHEFMGIVEAVGSSVTDLRVGDRVVVPFNISCGRCWMCQRGLFAQCETTQNTEQDAGASLFGYTDLYGAVPGGQAEYVRVPHADFGPIRLPEDGADEHFLYLSDILPTAWQGVQWANVRPGDTLVVMGAGPVGQLAVASAQHLGIEDVIVVDRVPERLERMRQRGARTIDLRDLSGSSARAVGDAVRDLTHGRGADGALDAVGMEAHGNPIAHAGIAAVSRLPSAVSAPLAKKAGVDRLSAVHAAIDAVRRGGTVSISGVYGGNADPMPMMQMFDKGITVRMGQCHVKQWTGELLQLLQAGDPFGVDQLATHRVDLEEAPQMYEIFQKKQDGCQKVVLRPGKAA, from the coding sequence ATGCGTGCACTGACCTGGCAGGGCCCCGGCAAGGTCTCCGTCGAGACCGTCGAGGACCCGCGTATCCAGGAGCCGACCGACGCGATCGTGCGCGTCACCTCCACTGCCATCTGCGGCTCCGACCTGCACCTGTACACGGTGCTCTCGCCGTTCCTGCACCGCGGTGACGTTCTCGGCCACGAGTTCATGGGCATCGTGGAGGCTGTCGGCTCCTCCGTCACCGACCTGCGCGTCGGCGACCGCGTGGTGGTGCCGTTCAACATCTCCTGCGGCCGCTGCTGGATGTGCCAGCGGGGTCTGTTCGCCCAGTGCGAGACCACCCAGAACACCGAGCAGGACGCAGGCGCCAGCCTCTTCGGCTACACCGATCTCTATGGCGCCGTCCCCGGCGGCCAGGCTGAGTACGTCCGCGTGCCGCACGCCGACTTCGGTCCGATCCGTCTGCCGGAGGACGGCGCCGATGAGCACTTCCTCTACCTCTCCGACATCCTCCCCACCGCCTGGCAGGGCGTGCAGTGGGCGAACGTGCGCCCCGGTGACACCCTGGTCGTGATGGGCGCCGGGCCCGTCGGCCAGCTCGCCGTCGCCTCGGCCCAGCACCTCGGTATTGAGGACGTCATCGTCGTCGACCGCGTCCCGGAGCGTCTGGAGCGGATGCGCCAGCGCGGCGCCCGCACCATCGACCTGCGTGACCTGTCGGGCTCGTCCGCCCGGGCCGTCGGTGATGCCGTGCGGGACCTCACCCACGGTCGCGGCGCCGACGGCGCCCTCGACGCGGTCGGCATGGAGGCCCACGGAAACCCGATCGCCCACGCGGGCATCGCCGCCGTCAGCCGCCTGCCCTCCGCTGTCTCCGCCCCGCTGGCGAAGAAGGCCGGCGTCGACCGGCTCAGTGCCGTGCATGCCGCGATCGACGCGGTGCGGCGCGGCGGCACCGTGTCGATCTCCGGTGTGTACGGCGGCAACGCCGACCCGATGCCGATGATGCAGATGTTCGACAAGGGCATCACGGTGCGCATGGGCCAGTGCCATGTGAAGCAGTGGACCGGGGAGCTGCTGCAGCTGCTCCAGGCCGGGGACCCCTTCGGCGTCGACCAGCTCGCCACCCATCGCGTGGACCTGGAGGAGGCCCCGCAGATGTACGAGATCTTCCAGAAGAAGCAGGACGGCTGCCAGAAGGTGGTCCTGCGCCCGGGGAAGGCCGCCTGA
- a CDS encoding FitA-like ribbon-helix-helix domain-containing protein — MSSLIVRGLDDRVKQQLASQAKENGRSMEAEVRDILTKAARRPHIGLALLSAARDAGGVEDLPIPPRDDAARVVDFE; from the coding sequence ATGTCGTCTCTTATCGTGCGCGGTCTCGATGACCGCGTGAAGCAGCAGCTCGCGTCGCAGGCGAAGGAGAACGGACGGTCCATGGAGGCCGAGGTTCGGGACATCCTGACGAAGGCCGCGCGACGGCCGCACATCGGCCTGGCTCTGCTGTCTGCGGCTCGGGATGCCGGTGGGGTCGAAGATCTGCCGATTCCGCCCCGCGATGACGCCGCGCGGGTTGTGGACTTCGAATGA
- a CDS encoding SDR family NAD(P)-dependent oxidoreductase — protein sequence MRNRLPDLPLPDQHGRTWLITGATNGLGRETARAAARAGARILLTSRDKDRGQQVAAALGDARVIALDFTDLASVRAGSATVDEPIDVLVNCAGGLTTSRSETVDGHESVLAMNVLGPFALTNLVADRLRGRVVIVGSNSHRQVHLDLEDLQLRRGWNPMKAYGRSKLADMLWALELGRRLEMTGVSVMLAHPGWALTNIQNRFGRGRMPRSRRCRRCGRSRRPMAPSRSCTPPPVRCRR from the coding sequence ATGAGGAACCGCCTTCCCGACCTCCCCCTGCCCGACCAGCATGGCCGCACCTGGTTGATCACCGGCGCCACCAACGGCTTGGGCCGGGAGACCGCCCGTGCCGCCGCCCGCGCCGGCGCCCGCATCCTTCTGACCTCCCGCGATAAGGACCGGGGTCAGCAGGTCGCCGCCGCGTTGGGCGACGCCCGCGTGATCGCCCTCGACTTCACCGACCTCGCCTCCGTCCGGGCCGGTTCCGCCACGGTGGACGAGCCGATCGACGTGCTGGTCAACTGCGCCGGGGGCCTAACGACCTCCCGCAGCGAGACCGTCGACGGCCACGAGAGCGTCCTGGCGATGAACGTGCTGGGGCCGTTCGCCCTGACGAACCTGGTGGCGGATCGACTGCGCGGCCGCGTGGTGATCGTCGGCTCCAATTCCCACCGCCAGGTGCATCTGGACCTGGAGGACCTCCAGCTGCGCCGCGGGTGGAACCCGATGAAGGCCTACGGCCGCTCGAAACTCGCCGACATGCTGTGGGCGCTGGAGCTGGGGCGGCGCCTCGAGATGACCGGAGTGTCGGTGATGCTGGCGCATCCAGGGTGGGCGCTCACGAACATCCAGAACCGTTTCGGCCGCGGGCGAATGCCGCGATCACGGCGGTGTCGTCGCTGTGGGCGCAGTCGGCGGCCGATGGCGCCCAGCCGATCCTGCACGCCGCCGCCGGTGAGGTGCCGCCGCTGA